Genomic segment of Sarcophilus harrisii chromosome 4, mSarHar1.11, whole genome shotgun sequence:
CACCTAGGCTGGGAGTAGAAAAATATCTCCACTCAAGTTGTCTACTCAGCAGAGATTTATTTTGCACTTACtatgtgtgccaggtactatactaaatcctggggatacaaaggcaaacccagagcctgccctcaaggagctcagaaTCTAGTGGGGCAAGACAACATGCAGACagcatgcttttttttccccctgaagcagtcagggtaaaatgacttgcccagggtcacacagctaggaagtgttaggtgtctgagaccagacttgaactcgggtcctcccgacttcagggctggtgctctgtccactgcaccacctagctgccagcCATGCTTTAAACAAGATTTAtttaggataaattggagagaatcccttccaacatttatcattatcttttatgaAGTGTTTTTCAAAGTATGTAATCAATTAAAAGGATCTTACCAATCTTCCCCATTACAATATTGATGTGTAagtaatgagaaaacagaaatgagaaagagaacttGCAGAAGGTGGAacttagctgagacttgaaagaagccagggaagcccaGAGGTGCAGATGAAGGAGAATTCTAGCAATGAGGACAACCAATGAAAATGAATGGAGTTGGGAGACAGTGCTGTGCAAGGAATAATAATTCATTGATGTTGGGCATATGCATATGACTATGATGTAAAATAATAGTGAACATGGTACCTCCTATCttccaggtgctgtgctaagcactttacagttattatactatttgattctcacaataaccctgagtgGTAGGTggtatcattatcctcatttacaaatgaggacactgaggcaaatgggttaagtgtcttgctggAAGTCACAAGACTAAAAGTATCTAacgttgaatttgaactcagatcttcctgactttgggcctcaggaggatctgagttcaaatgtgacctcagtaCTTTCCAgaagtgtgaccctgggcaagccacttactcccaattgcctcagaaaaaaaaagggaaaacaaaaagcaagcaaacaacaacaaaaaaggtgagaatattattcacattcagttcccacagtcctctctctgtgtgcagaCGGCTCTCTCCGTCACAAGTCTAtgggaactagcctgaatcacttcattgttgaaaagagtcacatccatcacaattgatcactgGATCATCTTATCCAGGGATCCTcaagctttttaaatagggggcagttcactgtccctcagactgttggggggccggactagagtaaaaacaaaacctttgttctGTGGGCCTTTAAAGAAACATAAAGCATAACGCATCTTCGAGCGTAAAGCACCCTAGAGTCACTTCTAGCCTTGGCGGTTTGACTCTGGGACTGTGCTCCCCCTCCGGGCTGCCTTGGTAGGGCCCAGCCCCTGCCTCACGTCCGGCCACCCGCTCTTTCCCGGACTCCCGAAGCGGAAGTAAGTGGGGGCTCTCCCGCCTCCTGCAGAGGCGGGGCCGGCGGCACCGGGGCCCGGGAGCGGTGGGGGGTGTCTGCTGTTCTAACGCGTCTGTGGTCTCCTCTGCTCCGCTGTTGACCGCAGACCAGGCCCGGGAGCCAGTCCCGGCCCGGGAGCCAGACCCGGCCCGGGAGCCAGTCCCGGCCCGGGAGCCAGTCCCGGCCCGGGAGCCAGACCCGGCCCGGGAGCCAGACCCGGCCAGGTGCGCATGCAACCCAGCCCGAGAGCAGGGGAGAACCCGGGCCCCGACCCGATGGGGAGGAGGAACCCAGGGCCGGACCCTGCAGGAGGAGAGGGCCCGGCCCGCAGCCCCGCTGTCGCGGATGACGTGATGCCCCGGGTCCCCGGGGCTCCGGCTCGGGAAGAGGAAGGTGGCCCTAGCCGCCGCCCCCGAGATGCTGCTCGGGCAGAAGAGCCGCGCCGCCCGGGGGTTGGGCAGGCGGGGCCAGCTCGCCCCTGCGCCCGGGACCAGGGCCCGGCGCTGCCCAAGGGAACGAGGGAGGTTCCGGAGGCGTCCCGTGCCGTGCCCCTCTCCGAGATCCTGCGGCTGGTGCAGCAAGGCCAGGACATCCCCGGGCTGCAGAAGCTGCACATTACGGCCACCTGCAGGGAGCCCACCGCGTCGCGCATCCCCCGGAGGCCCAAGCCTTGGGAAACTCGGCTGCCGGCCAGCCCCGCCGTGCCCTCGCCCTAGTCCGGCGGGACCAGCTCGGCGGGAGCCCCCAAACGCCGGGCCGGTGTGGGGGAGCAGACCTGGGCCAACATCGCCGCCCGCCGCCCTTTCTTTGTGCAGACATGCAGACCTTGTCTTGTGACTGGCGCGCTCCTGAGCAGTTGGGGCCAGGCTTTCGGGAGGAAAAAAGTGCCCTCCTGAGCGCGAAGGGGCACGAACGCAAAGGGCGGCAACCTTGGCTGAGAAGTGGATCAGCCGCCTCGGACACTCCCGGGCAGCCAGAGCAAATCCGCCCCCTTCCCAGCCACTGTCCTCAGCACACGTGATGTGGAAAATGTCGTGCACACTTCATGCGAGGCCGTGACCTGCACAGGAGCTTTGGTTTCCGTGGCTTTGAGGACAAACTAAAACTTTGAGCTTGAGGACAGTTATCGAAGGGGATGAATTTGAatacttaatgaaaaaaatgcttacaAAGTTAAGAGGCTTGACACTTTTGACACTGTGAAAGTATTCAGTACCGTCCTCAAGCTACCGAAAGTACAAACCAGCCATAATACCAAACGTTATAAAGCTAGCTTAGACAATATGAAAATCCAGTTTTAGTTTCTCTTGAATATTCCCTTTCCAAATGGAAATTTATGGTGTGcgtagattataaataaatatgatgtaCCTAACTCACTcttgttcactcatttcaatcTCGTCCAAATTTTCCTAATCagattttaggttttcttggcaaaggtactggagcggtttgccacgtcctccttcagctcattttacaaataaagaaattgaggcaaatacgATGAATTGATTTACCCTGCGTCACCTACTACTatgatcaaatttgaacttaaggcGAGTCTGACTCCTGGCCCTCACCCACTAGCTGTGCctattggttttatatatatctcCATCATCTTCTTCAGCTagacttttaaattctttaagaaaCTTGTTTTACAGAGTTCAAACCTTGTAAAATAATGAGCTAGGAGGTTTTATCTTCCAAATTTCAGTTTAACTAGCAAACCCTCAAGATGTCAGAACTGTCACTTGCCTGGGCATATTATTATGACAGTCCCACTTCAGAGACAATTGTCAAAGGTTTTGTCTTACAATTTCAAAACTACCCTCTCCTTACCTATGTAACCCTAGTCAAATTATAACCTGTGCATATTTCAtttccctcacctgtaaaagaaTGGCATATGAATGGAATAAATGCAAATTCAGAAATATGGGAAGTTTTTAATCTGCACAAATCATTTCAATTAGTAAAAATGGCATCCTTTtgcatttctagttatataatttaatatggcCATTAAATTGATGAGATTTGAAAAGACAGGGACCGCTAACAAAAGTTTCTCAGATagagacaactaggtggcacagtggatagagcaccagccccaaaatcaggagaacatgagttcaaatttggactcagacacttaaacacttcctggctgtgtgaccctgggcaagtcacaatcctaagtgcctcagcaaaaaaaataaagtatgccAGACAGTTCCCAGAAAGTGGTATAAACTGGGAAAGAGGAGTCCTTGGCTTAATTCCCCACTTAGTTTCAAACCATTAGCagccataaaattagcacaaACCCACTTAATTTTCCATCAGGCTTTAAAAGTCCAAAAATTCAAACttgcttattctttttcattgaaaAGAGAACAACTGGTAACtggtttcttgtaaaaaaaaaaaaaatatttatatataatgcattCATCACCAGACTTCACAAAATGACAGGCTAGGTAAGAATTCTGTTGCTTTATCTTTCTCAAGTGCCCGTCTAGTCTGCATCTTTAGTGTACCAGAAAGCGAGACGGATTCAAAAGCTGCCTAGAAAAGGGAATAAAGTTCCTATGATGTTTTCAAGACAAACCCAAAAAAGAACAGTTATAAAATGTTCAACACGTAAGTGATTAACacttgtttcttttcctcctctcataGACACATAAGGGTGGGCTTAATGACTTAGACCCTATGTGAAATCTTGGCTAAAACCTCTCTGCCTTGTGTGTTGTTATAGATGGTGATCTTGAATGGGAAGACCTGCGTTTAAACAGTTACTTTAGACATTTTTCCTAGTAAGGTGATTTTGGTCAAGTTATACAGCTGCCCCTCACGTGAATATTTTAAGATTTAGTTATTACCTtagattggggggtggggggggggagggaggggagtaaGGGGCAAAGGAAGACcataaaataaaggtaataaaaAACCAGTCAATGTTAATTTGATCCCTATTGTCAAAGAAAGGGCTAAATTAGTAAGACTATAGTCATTATCTCTAATGGCAGGAAGAGGACTTGGTGTAGAGTTGTGGCATTAAAGTGGTACTGAGGCATGGGAAACCTACCTAACATATCTGCTAGGTAGGACCTACAAATCACAAAGTTATCATATAAAAGAGTTCATGAAGTGATAGGCCAAAGTAATTTCAAATCCCAACTCAAGTCCCACTGTCATGTTCCAAGTGATAAGCAGAGTGACAAagtatattttataacattcaacCCTCGGAGTAGAGAATCACATGGCCAACAACTGATTGCTCTCTGGATGGGTGGCTACCATGAAAAAACTGGAATGGGTTTAAACTAATTTCCAATCCCAGAATATGAAGTACAGTCATTTCTCTTCACTGGTTATGAGACTTTAATCCAAGATGAAGATGGTTGGACAAACCAATATGGTTTCTTCTTTGAGAAAAAGTATAGAAGTTGGAGAAGTTCCCTCTACATAAGgtgatattcttttcttctcatctcatTAGTTCTTGGAGAAAGTTCCATCAGAAAAGAAATCTTCTTTGAAGATACTGAGTATAAACTCAGAAAAGATAGAAATCTTCTGAgattctagagaaaaaaaagtaattgaattaATAGGAGCTCATAGCAATCAGAGCACACACTAAAACT
This window contains:
- the C4H6orf226 gene encoding uncharacterized protein C6orf226 homolog, which gives rise to MQPSPRAGENPGPDPMGRRNPGPDPAGGEGPARSPAVADDVMPRVPGAPAREEEGGPSRRPRDAARAEEPRRPGVGQAGPARPCARDQGPALPKGTREVPEASRAVPLSEILRLVQQGQDIPGLQKLHITATCREPTASRIPRRPKPWETRLPASPAVPSP